A stretch of Macrobrachium rosenbergii isolate ZJJX-2024 chromosome 12, ASM4041242v1, whole genome shotgun sequence DNA encodes these proteins:
- the Hdc gene encoding histidine decarboxylase isoform X5 gives MDSEEYRKWGKRIVDEMSTYITNIRERRVLPDVKPGYMRALVPDHAPEDPEPFTNLYSDLEDVIMPGMMHWQSPHNHAYFPALHSYPSLLADMVANAINCIGFTWASSPAATELEMIVMDWLAKMIDLPEHFLHSNKESHGGGVIQTTASEATFVSVLAARTEAIGKVLVELGVIGDQAREEQARYDTFSRLVAYCSNQAHSSVEKAGLIGFVRLRLVDSDENLSMRPDELVRLIEEDRKEGYIPFYVCATLGTTGSCSFDNLEEIGPICKENDMWLHVDAAYAGAAFICPEFRTFMRGIEWTHSIAFNPSKWLMVHFDCTAMWVKDSQALHRSFNVDPIYLQHENTGLAIDFMHWQVGLSKRFRALKLWWVIRSFGVKGLQKHIRESVRLAAKFEAFVRSDPRFEIPAVRHLGLVVFRLKGENELTEKLLKKMNSEGKVHCVPASLKGKYVIRFTVTSQYTTVEDLTRDWSIIRTTASEILSQTPAGEEHRTRVFLKDDDDDENGASGAQISNGTASDVPKEDKRTVIAMVEDNFCFTVYHLRTWDTCFRAPSSS, from the exons ATGGACTCCGAGGAATATCGGAAATGGG GGAAACGCATCGTGGACGAAATGTCCACCTACATCACGAACATCCGAGAACGCAGAGTCCTCCCGGACGTGAAGCCGGGTTACATGAGGGCCCTCGTTCCCGACCATGCCCCAGAGGACCCCGAACCCTTCACGAACCTCTACTCGGATTTAGAGGACGTCATTATGCCTGGC ATGATGCATTGGCAGAGCCCCCACAACCACGCCTACTTCCCAGCTCTTCACAGTTACCCTTCCCTTTTAGCAGATATGGTTGCAAATGCCATCAATTGCATAGGTTTTACGTGG GCATCCTCGCCCGCTGCTACAGAACTGGAAATGATCGTGATGGACTGGCTGGCTAAAATGATAGATCTGCCCGAACACTTCTTGCACAGCAACAAAGAATCTCATGGTGGTGGCGTCATTCAG ACCACAGCATCAGAGGCTACCTTTGTAAGCGTGCTGGCGGCAAGGACAGAAGCCATCGGGAAAGTTTTAGTTGAGTTGGGGGTAATTGGTGACCAAGCGCGAGAAGAACAGGCCAGATACGACACCTTCTCAAGGCTTGTGGCATATTGTAGCAATCAG GCTCATTCGTCCGTGGAAAAGGCTGGGCTAATAGGCTTCGTCAGGCTAAGACTGGTGGACTCCGACGAAAACCTTTCGATGCGACCCGACGAACTTGTGAGGTTGATCGAGGAGGACCGGAAAGAAGGATATATCCCTTTCTAT GTTTGTGCTACGCTTGGGACAACCGGATCATGCTCCTTCGACAACCTAGAAGAAATCGGTCCCATCT GCAAGGAGAATGACATGTGGCTTCACGTGGACGCAGCCTACGCTGGGGCAGCTTTCATATGCCCCGAGTTCCGGACTTTCATGAGGGGCATAGAGTGGACGCATTCCATTGCCTTCAATCCTTCCAAATGGCTGATGGTTCACTTTGACTGCACCGCCATGTG ggtgAAAGACAGTCAGGCACTCCACCGTTCTTTCAACGTAGACCCAATCTACCTCCAACATGAGAACACAG GCCTTGCTATCGATTTCATG CACTGGCAAGTGGGACTGAGCAAGCGGTTCCGAGCCCTGAAACTCTGGTGGGTCATTCGAAGTTTCGGTGTCAAGGGGTTGCAGAAGCACATTCGAGAG AGCGTGCGACTGGCAGCCAAGTTCGAGGCTTTCGTGAGATCTGACCCCAGGTTCGAGATCCCAGCAGTTCGGCACCTGGGCTTGGTTGTCTTCAGGCTGAAGGGTGAGAACGAACTGACGGAAAAGCTACTGAAGAAGATGAACTCCGAGGGCAAAGTTCACTGCGTCCCTGCCTCCCTCAAGGGGAAATACGTCATAAG GTTCACTGTGACGTCTCAGTACACCACCGTCGAGGATCTGACTCGCGACTGGAGCATCATCAGGACTACAGCTTCCGAGATTCTCTCTCAGACGCCAGCAGGAGAGGAACACAGAACTCGAGTCTTCCTAAAGG ACGACGACGATGACGAGAATGGCGCAAGCGGTGCCCAGATTTCGAATGGAACCGCCTCCGACGT CCCCAAGGAAGACAAGAGGACTGTAATTG CCATGGTCGAGGATAACTTCTGCTTCACGG TTTACCACCTGCGCACCTGGGACACCTGTTTTCGCGCACCGTCATCAAGCTAG
- the Hdc gene encoding histidine decarboxylase isoform X4 yields the protein MPRARCSDELSTMHSKTTKPNSAELPVMDSEEYRKWGKRIVDEMSTYITNIRERRVLPDVKPGYMRALVPDHAPEDPEPFTNLYSDLEDVIMPGMMHWQSPHNHAYFPALHSYPSLLADMVANAINCIGFTWASSPAATELEMIVMDWLAKMIDLPEHFLHSNKESHGGGVIQTTASEATFVSVLAARTEAIGKVLVELGVIGDQAREEQARYDTFSRLVAYCSNQAHSSVEKAGLIGFVRLRLVDSDENLSMRPDELVRLIEEDRKEGYIPFYVCATLGTTGSCSFDNLEEIGPICKENDMWLHVDAAYAGAAFICPEFRTFMRGIEWTHSIAFNPSKWLMVHFDCTAMWVKDSQALHRSFNVDPIYLQHENTGLAIDFMHWQVGLSKRFRALKLWWVIRSFGVKGLQKHIRESVRLAAKFEAFVRSDPRFEIPAVRHLGLVVFRLKGENELTEKLLKKMNSEGKVHCVPASLKGKYVIRFTVTSQYTTVEDLTRDWSIIRTTASEILSQTPAGEEHRTRVFLKDDDDDENGASGAQISNGTASDVPKEDKRTVIAMVEDNFCFTVYHLRTWDTCFRAPSSS from the exons CGCTGAGCTGCCCGTTATGGACTCCGAGGAATATCGGAAATGGG GGAAACGCATCGTGGACGAAATGTCCACCTACATCACGAACATCCGAGAACGCAGAGTCCTCCCGGACGTGAAGCCGGGTTACATGAGGGCCCTCGTTCCCGACCATGCCCCAGAGGACCCCGAACCCTTCACGAACCTCTACTCGGATTTAGAGGACGTCATTATGCCTGGC ATGATGCATTGGCAGAGCCCCCACAACCACGCCTACTTCCCAGCTCTTCACAGTTACCCTTCCCTTTTAGCAGATATGGTTGCAAATGCCATCAATTGCATAGGTTTTACGTGG GCATCCTCGCCCGCTGCTACAGAACTGGAAATGATCGTGATGGACTGGCTGGCTAAAATGATAGATCTGCCCGAACACTTCTTGCACAGCAACAAAGAATCTCATGGTGGTGGCGTCATTCAG ACCACAGCATCAGAGGCTACCTTTGTAAGCGTGCTGGCGGCAAGGACAGAAGCCATCGGGAAAGTTTTAGTTGAGTTGGGGGTAATTGGTGACCAAGCGCGAGAAGAACAGGCCAGATACGACACCTTCTCAAGGCTTGTGGCATATTGTAGCAATCAG GCTCATTCGTCCGTGGAAAAGGCTGGGCTAATAGGCTTCGTCAGGCTAAGACTGGTGGACTCCGACGAAAACCTTTCGATGCGACCCGACGAACTTGTGAGGTTGATCGAGGAGGACCGGAAAGAAGGATATATCCCTTTCTAT GTTTGTGCTACGCTTGGGACAACCGGATCATGCTCCTTCGACAACCTAGAAGAAATCGGTCCCATCT GCAAGGAGAATGACATGTGGCTTCACGTGGACGCAGCCTACGCTGGGGCAGCTTTCATATGCCCCGAGTTCCGGACTTTCATGAGGGGCATAGAGTGGACGCATTCCATTGCCTTCAATCCTTCCAAATGGCTGATGGTTCACTTTGACTGCACCGCCATGTG ggtgAAAGACAGTCAGGCACTCCACCGTTCTTTCAACGTAGACCCAATCTACCTCCAACATGAGAACACAG GCCTTGCTATCGATTTCATG CACTGGCAAGTGGGACTGAGCAAGCGGTTCCGAGCCCTGAAACTCTGGTGGGTCATTCGAAGTTTCGGTGTCAAGGGGTTGCAGAAGCACATTCGAGAG AGCGTGCGACTGGCAGCCAAGTTCGAGGCTTTCGTGAGATCTGACCCCAGGTTCGAGATCCCAGCAGTTCGGCACCTGGGCTTGGTTGTCTTCAGGCTGAAGGGTGAGAACGAACTGACGGAAAAGCTACTGAAGAAGATGAACTCCGAGGGCAAAGTTCACTGCGTCCCTGCCTCCCTCAAGGGGAAATACGTCATAAG GTTCACTGTGACGTCTCAGTACACCACCGTCGAGGATCTGACTCGCGACTGGAGCATCATCAGGACTACAGCTTCCGAGATTCTCTCTCAGACGCCAGCAGGAGAGGAACACAGAACTCGAGTCTTCCTAAAGG ACGACGACGATGACGAGAATGGCGCAAGCGGTGCCCAGATTTCGAATGGAACCGCCTCCGACGT CCCCAAGGAAGACAAGAGGACTGTAATTG CCATGGTCGAGGATAACTTCTGCTTCACGG TTTACCACCTGCGCACCTGGGACACCTGTTTTCGCGCACCGTCATCAAGCTAG
- the Hdc gene encoding aromatic-L-amino-acid decarboxylase isoform X1, translated as MPRARCSDELSTMHSKTTKPNSAELPVMDSEEYRKWGKRIVDEMSTYITNIRERRVLPDVKPGYMRALVPDHAPEDPEPFTNLYSDLEDVIMPGMMHWQSPHNHAYFPALHSYPSLLADMVANAINCIGFTWASSPAATELEMIVMDWLAKMIDLPEHFLHSNKESHGGGVIQTTASEATFVSVLAARTEAIGKVLVELGVIGDQAREEQARYDTFSRLVAYCSNQAHSSVEKAGLIGFVRLRLVDSDENLSMRPDELVRLIEEDRKEGYIPFYVCATLGTTGSCSFDNLEEIGPICKENDMWLHVDAAYAGAAFICPEFRTFMRGIEWTHSIAFNPSKWLMVHFDCTAMWVKDSQALHRSFNVDPIYLQHENTGLAIDFMHWQVGLSKRFRALKLWWVIRSFGVKGLQKHIRESVRLAAKFEAFVRSDPRFEIPAVRHLGLVVFRLKGENELTEKLLKKMNSEGKVHCVPASLKGKYVIRFTVTSQYTTVEDLTRDWSIIRTTASEILSQTPAGEEHRTRVFLKDTRKNPDFGTSLLLANSPMSPKIVNGSFAAIFDNSDVLFEFAKKLQQLKLDVQDSPGKAMRRRIKGMLMAGKQYSLDSRMDLVTTLVSSAKTANGMPTMRENSMEAQEYYERGEMLDSAVQTDDMCSPRSRRRSKSVDDGISVPDLKGVTLDDSINEADLEEECSSSSSSSSPEAETRHSTRQMNGRSNSCHQCGATIPTM; from the exons CGCTGAGCTGCCCGTTATGGACTCCGAGGAATATCGGAAATGGG GGAAACGCATCGTGGACGAAATGTCCACCTACATCACGAACATCCGAGAACGCAGAGTCCTCCCGGACGTGAAGCCGGGTTACATGAGGGCCCTCGTTCCCGACCATGCCCCAGAGGACCCCGAACCCTTCACGAACCTCTACTCGGATTTAGAGGACGTCATTATGCCTGGC ATGATGCATTGGCAGAGCCCCCACAACCACGCCTACTTCCCAGCTCTTCACAGTTACCCTTCCCTTTTAGCAGATATGGTTGCAAATGCCATCAATTGCATAGGTTTTACGTGG GCATCCTCGCCCGCTGCTACAGAACTGGAAATGATCGTGATGGACTGGCTGGCTAAAATGATAGATCTGCCCGAACACTTCTTGCACAGCAACAAAGAATCTCATGGTGGTGGCGTCATTCAG ACCACAGCATCAGAGGCTACCTTTGTAAGCGTGCTGGCGGCAAGGACAGAAGCCATCGGGAAAGTTTTAGTTGAGTTGGGGGTAATTGGTGACCAAGCGCGAGAAGAACAGGCCAGATACGACACCTTCTCAAGGCTTGTGGCATATTGTAGCAATCAG GCTCATTCGTCCGTGGAAAAGGCTGGGCTAATAGGCTTCGTCAGGCTAAGACTGGTGGACTCCGACGAAAACCTTTCGATGCGACCCGACGAACTTGTGAGGTTGATCGAGGAGGACCGGAAAGAAGGATATATCCCTTTCTAT GTTTGTGCTACGCTTGGGACAACCGGATCATGCTCCTTCGACAACCTAGAAGAAATCGGTCCCATCT GCAAGGAGAATGACATGTGGCTTCACGTGGACGCAGCCTACGCTGGGGCAGCTTTCATATGCCCCGAGTTCCGGACTTTCATGAGGGGCATAGAGTGGACGCATTCCATTGCCTTCAATCCTTCCAAATGGCTGATGGTTCACTTTGACTGCACCGCCATGTG ggtgAAAGACAGTCAGGCACTCCACCGTTCTTTCAACGTAGACCCAATCTACCTCCAACATGAGAACACAG GCCTTGCTATCGATTTCATG CACTGGCAAGTGGGACTGAGCAAGCGGTTCCGAGCCCTGAAACTCTGGTGGGTCATTCGAAGTTTCGGTGTCAAGGGGTTGCAGAAGCACATTCGAGAG AGCGTGCGACTGGCAGCCAAGTTCGAGGCTTTCGTGAGATCTGACCCCAGGTTCGAGATCCCAGCAGTTCGGCACCTGGGCTTGGTTGTCTTCAGGCTGAAGGGTGAGAACGAACTGACGGAAAAGCTACTGAAGAAGATGAACTCCGAGGGCAAAGTTCACTGCGTCCCTGCCTCCCTCAAGGGGAAATACGTCATAAG GTTCACTGTGACGTCTCAGTACACCACCGTCGAGGATCTGACTCGCGACTGGAGCATCATCAGGACTACAGCTTCCGAGATTCTCTCTCAGACGCCAGCAGGAGAGGAACACAGAACTCGAGTCTTCCTAAAGG ACACTCGCAAGAACCCAGACTTTGGCACCTCGCTGCTGTTGGCCAATTCGCCCATGTCCCCCAAGATCGTCAACGGATCATTCGCTGCCATCTTTGACAACAGCGACGTCCTGTTCGAATTCGCTAAGAAGTTGCAGCAACTCAAACTGGATGTCCAAGATTCGCCTGGGAAAG CAATGCGGCGACGAATCAAGGGGATGCTGATGGCTGGAAAGCAGTATTCCCTGGACTCCAGGATGGATCTGGTCACGACGCTGGTCAGCTCGGCCAAGACGGCTAATGGGATGCCCACCATGCGGGAGAACAGCATGGAGGCGCAGGAGTACTACGAGCGCGGCGAAATGCTGGATTCAG CTGTTCAAACCGACGACATGTGTAGTCCCCGAAGCCGACGACGTTCCAAGAGTGTAGACGACGGAATATCCGTCCCTGACCTGAAGGGGGTCACCCTCGACGATTCCATCAACGAGGCCGACCTGGAGGAGgagtgctcctcctcctcctcctcctcctcgcccgaAGCCGAAACTCGACATTCGACGCGCCAGATGAACGGAAGGAGCAATTCCTGCCATCAGTGTGGAGCAACAATTCCAACGATGTAA
- the Hdc gene encoding aromatic-L-amino-acid decarboxylase isoform X2, giving the protein MDSEEYRKWGKRIVDEMSTYITNIRERRVLPDVKPGYMRALVPDHAPEDPEPFTNLYSDLEDVIMPGMMHWQSPHNHAYFPALHSYPSLLADMVANAINCIGFTWASSPAATELEMIVMDWLAKMIDLPEHFLHSNKESHGGGVIQTTASEATFVSVLAARTEAIGKVLVELGVIGDQAREEQARYDTFSRLVAYCSNQAHSSVEKAGLIGFVRLRLVDSDENLSMRPDELVRLIEEDRKEGYIPFYVCATLGTTGSCSFDNLEEIGPICKENDMWLHVDAAYAGAAFICPEFRTFMRGIEWTHSIAFNPSKWLMVHFDCTAMWVKDSQALHRSFNVDPIYLQHENTGLAIDFMHWQVGLSKRFRALKLWWVIRSFGVKGLQKHIRESVRLAAKFEAFVRSDPRFEIPAVRHLGLVVFRLKGENELTEKLLKKMNSEGKVHCVPASLKGKYVIRFTVTSQYTTVEDLTRDWSIIRTTASEILSQTPAGEEHRTRVFLKDTRKNPDFGTSLLLANSPMSPKIVNGSFAAIFDNSDVLFEFAKKLQQLKLDVQDSPGKAMRRRIKGMLMAGKQYSLDSRMDLVTTLVSSAKTANGMPTMRENSMEAQEYYERGEMLDSAVQTDDMCSPRSRRRSKSVDDGISVPDLKGVTLDDSINEADLEEECSSSSSSSSPEAETRHSTRQMNGRSNSCHQCGATIPTM; this is encoded by the exons ATGGACTCCGAGGAATATCGGAAATGGG GGAAACGCATCGTGGACGAAATGTCCACCTACATCACGAACATCCGAGAACGCAGAGTCCTCCCGGACGTGAAGCCGGGTTACATGAGGGCCCTCGTTCCCGACCATGCCCCAGAGGACCCCGAACCCTTCACGAACCTCTACTCGGATTTAGAGGACGTCATTATGCCTGGC ATGATGCATTGGCAGAGCCCCCACAACCACGCCTACTTCCCAGCTCTTCACAGTTACCCTTCCCTTTTAGCAGATATGGTTGCAAATGCCATCAATTGCATAGGTTTTACGTGG GCATCCTCGCCCGCTGCTACAGAACTGGAAATGATCGTGATGGACTGGCTGGCTAAAATGATAGATCTGCCCGAACACTTCTTGCACAGCAACAAAGAATCTCATGGTGGTGGCGTCATTCAG ACCACAGCATCAGAGGCTACCTTTGTAAGCGTGCTGGCGGCAAGGACAGAAGCCATCGGGAAAGTTTTAGTTGAGTTGGGGGTAATTGGTGACCAAGCGCGAGAAGAACAGGCCAGATACGACACCTTCTCAAGGCTTGTGGCATATTGTAGCAATCAG GCTCATTCGTCCGTGGAAAAGGCTGGGCTAATAGGCTTCGTCAGGCTAAGACTGGTGGACTCCGACGAAAACCTTTCGATGCGACCCGACGAACTTGTGAGGTTGATCGAGGAGGACCGGAAAGAAGGATATATCCCTTTCTAT GTTTGTGCTACGCTTGGGACAACCGGATCATGCTCCTTCGACAACCTAGAAGAAATCGGTCCCATCT GCAAGGAGAATGACATGTGGCTTCACGTGGACGCAGCCTACGCTGGGGCAGCTTTCATATGCCCCGAGTTCCGGACTTTCATGAGGGGCATAGAGTGGACGCATTCCATTGCCTTCAATCCTTCCAAATGGCTGATGGTTCACTTTGACTGCACCGCCATGTG ggtgAAAGACAGTCAGGCACTCCACCGTTCTTTCAACGTAGACCCAATCTACCTCCAACATGAGAACACAG GCCTTGCTATCGATTTCATG CACTGGCAAGTGGGACTGAGCAAGCGGTTCCGAGCCCTGAAACTCTGGTGGGTCATTCGAAGTTTCGGTGTCAAGGGGTTGCAGAAGCACATTCGAGAG AGCGTGCGACTGGCAGCCAAGTTCGAGGCTTTCGTGAGATCTGACCCCAGGTTCGAGATCCCAGCAGTTCGGCACCTGGGCTTGGTTGTCTTCAGGCTGAAGGGTGAGAACGAACTGACGGAAAAGCTACTGAAGAAGATGAACTCCGAGGGCAAAGTTCACTGCGTCCCTGCCTCCCTCAAGGGGAAATACGTCATAAG GTTCACTGTGACGTCTCAGTACACCACCGTCGAGGATCTGACTCGCGACTGGAGCATCATCAGGACTACAGCTTCCGAGATTCTCTCTCAGACGCCAGCAGGAGAGGAACACAGAACTCGAGTCTTCCTAAAGG ACACTCGCAAGAACCCAGACTTTGGCACCTCGCTGCTGTTGGCCAATTCGCCCATGTCCCCCAAGATCGTCAACGGATCATTCGCTGCCATCTTTGACAACAGCGACGTCCTGTTCGAATTCGCTAAGAAGTTGCAGCAACTCAAACTGGATGTCCAAGATTCGCCTGGGAAAG CAATGCGGCGACGAATCAAGGGGATGCTGATGGCTGGAAAGCAGTATTCCCTGGACTCCAGGATGGATCTGGTCACGACGCTGGTCAGCTCGGCCAAGACGGCTAATGGGATGCCCACCATGCGGGAGAACAGCATGGAGGCGCAGGAGTACTACGAGCGCGGCGAAATGCTGGATTCAG CTGTTCAAACCGACGACATGTGTAGTCCCCGAAGCCGACGACGTTCCAAGAGTGTAGACGACGGAATATCCGTCCCTGACCTGAAGGGGGTCACCCTCGACGATTCCATCAACGAGGCCGACCTGGAGGAGgagtgctcctcctcctcctcctcctcctcgcccgaAGCCGAAACTCGACATTCGACGCGCCAGATGAACGGAAGGAGCAATTCCTGCCATCAGTGTGGAGCAACAATTCCAACGATGTAA
- the Hdc gene encoding aromatic-L-amino-acid decarboxylase isoform X3, giving the protein MPRARCSDELSTMHSKTTKPNSAELPVMDSEEYRKWGKRIVDEMSTYITNIRERRVLPDVKPGYMRALVPDHAPEDPEPFTNLYSDLEDVIMPGMMHWQSPHNHAYFPALHSYPSLLADMVANAINCIGFTWASSPAATELEMIVMDWLAKMIDLPEHFLHSNKESHGGGVIQTTASEATFVSVLAARTEAIGKVLVELGVIGDQAREEQARYDTFSRLVAYCSNQAHSSVEKAGLIGFVRLRLVDSDENLSMRPDELVRLIEEDRKEGYIPFYVCATLGTTGSCSFDNLEEIGPICKENDMWLHVDAAYAGAAFICPEFRTFMRGIEWTHSIAFNPSKWLMVHFDCTAMWVKDSQALHRSFNVDPIYLQHENTGLAIDFMHWQVGLSKRFRALKLWWVIRSFGVKGLQKHIRESVRLAAKFEAFVRSDPRFEIPAVRHLGLVVFRLKGENELTEKLLKKMNSEGKVHCVPASLKGKYVIRFTVTSQYTTVEDLTRDWSIIRTTASEILSQTPAGEEHRTRVFLKAMRRRIKGMLMAGKQYSLDSRMDLVTTLVSSAKTANGMPTMRENSMEAQEYYERGEMLDSAVQTDDMCSPRSRRRSKSVDDGISVPDLKGVTLDDSINEADLEEECSSSSSSSSPEAETRHSTRQMNGRSNSCHQCGATIPTM; this is encoded by the exons CGCTGAGCTGCCCGTTATGGACTCCGAGGAATATCGGAAATGGG GGAAACGCATCGTGGACGAAATGTCCACCTACATCACGAACATCCGAGAACGCAGAGTCCTCCCGGACGTGAAGCCGGGTTACATGAGGGCCCTCGTTCCCGACCATGCCCCAGAGGACCCCGAACCCTTCACGAACCTCTACTCGGATTTAGAGGACGTCATTATGCCTGGC ATGATGCATTGGCAGAGCCCCCACAACCACGCCTACTTCCCAGCTCTTCACAGTTACCCTTCCCTTTTAGCAGATATGGTTGCAAATGCCATCAATTGCATAGGTTTTACGTGG GCATCCTCGCCCGCTGCTACAGAACTGGAAATGATCGTGATGGACTGGCTGGCTAAAATGATAGATCTGCCCGAACACTTCTTGCACAGCAACAAAGAATCTCATGGTGGTGGCGTCATTCAG ACCACAGCATCAGAGGCTACCTTTGTAAGCGTGCTGGCGGCAAGGACAGAAGCCATCGGGAAAGTTTTAGTTGAGTTGGGGGTAATTGGTGACCAAGCGCGAGAAGAACAGGCCAGATACGACACCTTCTCAAGGCTTGTGGCATATTGTAGCAATCAG GCTCATTCGTCCGTGGAAAAGGCTGGGCTAATAGGCTTCGTCAGGCTAAGACTGGTGGACTCCGACGAAAACCTTTCGATGCGACCCGACGAACTTGTGAGGTTGATCGAGGAGGACCGGAAAGAAGGATATATCCCTTTCTAT GTTTGTGCTACGCTTGGGACAACCGGATCATGCTCCTTCGACAACCTAGAAGAAATCGGTCCCATCT GCAAGGAGAATGACATGTGGCTTCACGTGGACGCAGCCTACGCTGGGGCAGCTTTCATATGCCCCGAGTTCCGGACTTTCATGAGGGGCATAGAGTGGACGCATTCCATTGCCTTCAATCCTTCCAAATGGCTGATGGTTCACTTTGACTGCACCGCCATGTG ggtgAAAGACAGTCAGGCACTCCACCGTTCTTTCAACGTAGACCCAATCTACCTCCAACATGAGAACACAG GCCTTGCTATCGATTTCATG CACTGGCAAGTGGGACTGAGCAAGCGGTTCCGAGCCCTGAAACTCTGGTGGGTCATTCGAAGTTTCGGTGTCAAGGGGTTGCAGAAGCACATTCGAGAG AGCGTGCGACTGGCAGCCAAGTTCGAGGCTTTCGTGAGATCTGACCCCAGGTTCGAGATCCCAGCAGTTCGGCACCTGGGCTTGGTTGTCTTCAGGCTGAAGGGTGAGAACGAACTGACGGAAAAGCTACTGAAGAAGATGAACTCCGAGGGCAAAGTTCACTGCGTCCCTGCCTCCCTCAAGGGGAAATACGTCATAAG GTTCACTGTGACGTCTCAGTACACCACCGTCGAGGATCTGACTCGCGACTGGAGCATCATCAGGACTACAGCTTCCGAGATTCTCTCTCAGACGCCAGCAGGAGAGGAACACAGAACTCGAGTCTTCCTAAAGG CAATGCGGCGACGAATCAAGGGGATGCTGATGGCTGGAAAGCAGTATTCCCTGGACTCCAGGATGGATCTGGTCACGACGCTGGTCAGCTCGGCCAAGACGGCTAATGGGATGCCCACCATGCGGGAGAACAGCATGGAGGCGCAGGAGTACTACGAGCGCGGCGAAATGCTGGATTCAG CTGTTCAAACCGACGACATGTGTAGTCCCCGAAGCCGACGACGTTCCAAGAGTGTAGACGACGGAATATCCGTCCCTGACCTGAAGGGGGTCACCCTCGACGATTCCATCAACGAGGCCGACCTGGAGGAGgagtgctcctcctcctcctcctcctcctcgcccgaAGCCGAAACTCGACATTCGACGCGCCAGATGAACGGAAGGAGCAATTCCTGCCATCAGTGTGGAGCAACAATTCCAACGATGTAA